Proteins encoded together in one Mannheimia haemolytica window:
- the ssb_1 gene encoding Helix-destabilizing protein codes for MAGINKVIIVGNLGNDPEMRTMPNGEAVANISVATSESWTDKNTGERREVTEWHRIVFYRRQAEVCGQYLRKGSQVYVEGRLRTRKWQDQNGQDRYTTEIQGDVLQMLGSRQGNDMGGQPGGWGNSAPAGNSYNQGNSNYGYNQTQSAAPQSKPAPQPEPAMNNFDDDIPF; via the coding sequence ATGGCTGGTATCAATAAAGTTATTATTGTCGGTAATTTAGGTAACGACCCGGAAATGCGTACAATGCCAAATGGCGAAGCGGTTGCAAATATTAGTGTAGCAACTTCAGAAAGCTGGACAGATAAAAACACCGGTGAACGCCGTGAAGTAACCGAGTGGCATCGCATTGTTTTCTACCGCCGTCAAGCAGAAGTATGCGGACAATATTTGCGTAAAGGTTCGCAAGTTTATGTAGAAGGTCGCCTACGCACCCGTAAATGGCAAGACCAAAACGGGCAAGATCGTTACACTACCGAAATTCAAGGCGATGTATTACAAATGCTCGGCAGCCGTCAAGGTAACGATATGGGCGGTCAGCCAGGCGGTTGGGGAAATTCTGCTCCTGCGGGTAATAGTTACAATCAAGGCAACAGCAATTATGGCTACAACCAAACTCAAAGTGCTGCACCGCAATCTAAACCGGCACCACAGCCTGAACCGGCAATGAACAATTTTGATGATGATATTCCGTTCTAA
- a CDS encoding Mu DNA-binding domain, whose amino-acid sequence MKEWYTLKELLDVGGLPSTPQGIILYAKKDKWRRRRVSGVKGNVFEYYVYDMPESVQTSLGVTKETLALKQELIDDIQKENEKFLNQILSDIKNVLLNSGVLRIRERLSITKEEEILLSYYRNSSEQDKTTILHMVERLSRASKN is encoded by the coding sequence ATGAAAGAATGGTATACTCTTAAAGAGCTTTTAGATGTAGGAGGGCTCCCTTCAACACCACAAGGTATAATCTTATATGCTAAAAAAGATAAATGGCGTAGACGGCGTGTCTCTGGAGTGAAAGGTAATGTTTTTGAATACTACGTGTATGATATGCCAGAATCTGTACAAACTAGTTTAGGAGTAACTAAGGAAACTTTGGCATTGAAACAGGAATTGATAGATGATATTCAAAAAGAAAATGAAAAATTTCTAAATCAAATACTTTCTGATATAAAAAATGTTTTGCTCAATAGTGGGGTATTGAGAATTAGAGAAAGATTAAGCATTACTAAAGAAGAAGAAATTTTATTAAGCTATTATAGAAATAGCTCAGAACAAGATAAAACGACAATTCTTCATATGGTAGAAAGACTATCTAGAGCATCTAAAAATTAG
- the xerC_2 gene encoding Tyrosine recombinase XerC, whose translation MSFEQLLHLFFLERNHRPATIRSYQNVIAQIVKFYPDKEPEQISKLDLLEWRKYYLNKMSPITWNSYIRHLKAIFNYAIDNELFEYPKNLFKGLMVRPDKPKKKLLTERQIHFLEISLENEEKLPHYLQPAYFTKALIYTLKYTAIRQSQLLQLKISDIDMTSKIINIRAETNKNHEHHEIPISDKLYPYLKRLILESRARSTSSDEQLFNINRFSLVTTSRNKKMTEGQLVHFFRHISEFIGFTVTSHRFRHTTATEVLKQSGDIYAVKQLLGHKDLTVTLTYIHNDPEMLRKHVNSL comes from the coding sequence ATGAGTTTTGAACAATTATTGCATTTATTTTTCTTAGAACGGAATCATAGACCTGCCACTATACGTTCTTATCAAAATGTAATAGCGCAGATTGTTAAATTTTATCCAGATAAAGAACCTGAACAAATATCTAAGCTTGACTTATTAGAATGGAGAAAGTATTACCTCAATAAAATGAGCCCAATTACTTGGAATAGTTATATCAGACATCTTAAAGCTATTTTTAATTATGCTATAGATAATGAGCTATTTGAGTACCCTAAAAATTTATTTAAAGGCCTTATGGTAAGACCTGATAAGCCAAAGAAAAAACTACTAACAGAAAGGCAAATCCATTTTTTAGAAATCTCTTTGGAAAATGAGGAGAAATTACCTCATTATTTACAACCTGCTTATTTTACTAAAGCTTTAATCTACACTTTAAAATATACAGCTATCAGACAATCCCAGCTATTACAGCTAAAAATTTCTGATATCGATATGACAAGCAAAATTATAAATATAAGAGCTGAAACCAATAAGAATCATGAACACCATGAAATTCCAATTTCAGATAAATTATATCCATACCTAAAAAGATTGATATTAGAATCAAGAGCTAGAAGCACTAGTTCAGATGAGCAGTTATTTAACATTAATCGCTTTTCATTAGTTACTACATCAAGAAATAAGAAAATGACAGAAGGACAACTAGTTCATTTTTTTCGCCATATTTCTGAATTTATAGGATTTACAGTAACTTCACATCGATTCCGACATACAACTGCAACAGAAGTCCTAAAGCAATCAGGGGATATCTATGCAGTGAAGCAATTACTTGGACATAAAGATCTCACTGTAACTCTAACATATATTCACAATGATCCTGAAATGCTAAGAAAACATGTCAATTCGTTGTAG
- the xerD_2 gene encoding Tyrosine recombinase XerD, translating to MLIEWRNQIVGDKIKAVTWNNYVRHLKSLYNFGLSQGVLNINQNPFNQLFIRESKRRKKTYSTEQLHKIDHILNNNILLPDFLKPSWFILAIIMTLRCTGIRRGQLVKLKIGDVNLSNRTIYISPEINKNHDYHIVPISDSLYLHIERLITELKIRKQTDNCQLFNLNLFSRCSRRRGQPMSQNQLTHIFRHISDLVGFTSSPHRFRHTVATQLMKKPENVYVVQKLLGHKDISVTLGYIEHDVEMLRETVNLL from the coding sequence ATGCTAATTGAATGGCGTAATCAAATTGTTGGCGATAAAATCAAAGCTGTAACATGGAATAATTATGTCAGACATTTAAAATCGTTATATAACTTTGGTCTATCGCAAGGGGTACTCAATATAAATCAAAATCCATTTAATCAGTTATTTATTCGTGAATCAAAAAGAAGAAAGAAAACTTATTCAACCGAACAATTACATAAAATAGACCACATACTCAATAATAACATTCTATTACCTGATTTTCTAAAACCAAGTTGGTTTATTCTTGCGATTATTATGACATTGAGATGTACAGGCATTCGGCGAGGACAATTAGTGAAACTGAAAATTGGTGATGTAAATCTTTCCAACAGGACGATTTATATTTCGCCAGAAATCAATAAAAATCATGATTACCATATCGTACCGATTTCAGATTCACTTTATCTTCATATAGAAAGGCTTATTACAGAGTTAAAAATCAGAAAACAAACAGATAATTGCCAATTGTTCAATCTCAATTTATTTTCTCGATGCTCTCGAAGAAGAGGACAGCCAATGAGCCAAAATCAGCTTACGCATATATTTCGGCATATTTCTGACTTGGTCGGTTTTACTTCATCACCACATAGATTTCGACATACGGTTGCAACTCAATTAATGAAGAAGCCCGAAAATGTTTATGTGGTTCAGAAACTTCTAGGGCATAAGGATATCAGCGTAACACTAGGTTATATTGAGCACGATGTGGAAATGTTGAGAGAGACAGTGAATTTACTCTGA
- a CDS encoding Predicted HD-superfamily hydrolase translates to MQSIFKKIFGKHTSQSAVKSDTVFSIEQDDDGWLYPQNATQLLNTELRQKYLGLLWQQVSMNRQMFETFYQQPIERYAEMVQLLPASESHHHSHIGGMLDHGLEVIAFSAKARQSYILPPNVAPEEQSKQRDAWTAAAIYLALVHDIGKVVVDIEITLKDGSRWFAWNGEPPEPYKFKYIKGRDYHLHPVIGSFFANQIIPKSAFDWLAQYPEVISSLMYAMSGHNDKAGLLSEIVQKADQYSVTLALGGDVNKLVQRPVNSLSKQLVLALRYLLEQKIKLNTPKGPADGWFTEEGLWLVSKTAADNIRTYLLGQGISVPKDNPKLFDEMQSLGIVEESPSGGAIWSCRIQADSGWTPANVFTLLRIKPEVAWENINDRPNYFSGKVKIVEQIMEDSNMENHPPLVDESTKLVTLENVQPETIITSKEVEISQVEASSDNAPFSEIIINDENDLTSFVLDMFAPTESSEPSLADISIGKGQEIATMPSKQEVQDKPTTKKLNVTQSAVETPETLTLSELQSQNKENSITGDNFVNWLKSGIATNKFAINKPTAKLHIVEDHLFLVTPVIFEMYLQESGLPYDKEMINSLQYDFQGLGIHLPKNTTINGKPDTINFWKCDVIGPRKTSSLTGYLIKNTHLFFGDKTLLNNHCLTLQKEET, encoded by the coding sequence ATGCAATCAATTTTCAAGAAAATTTTTGGTAAACACACATCTCAAAGTGCGGTCAAATCTGACACTGTTTTCTCTATTGAGCAAGATGACGATGGTTGGCTATATCCCCAAAATGCTACTCAATTACTGAATACGGAATTACGTCAAAAGTATCTTGGACTACTTTGGCAACAGGTATCAATGAACCGTCAAATGTTCGAGACATTTTATCAGCAACCAATAGAACGTTACGCTGAAATGGTTCAACTATTGCCAGCTTCAGAATCACATCATCATTCTCATATTGGTGGAATGCTCGATCACGGTTTGGAAGTTATTGCTTTTTCAGCTAAAGCTCGCCAGAGTTATATTTTGCCACCGAATGTGGCTCCCGAAGAACAGTCAAAGCAGCGAGACGCTTGGACTGCCGCAGCAATTTATCTTGCATTAGTTCACGATATTGGCAAAGTTGTAGTAGATATTGAAATCACACTCAAAGATGGCTCACGTTGGTTTGCTTGGAATGGAGAACCTCCTGAACCGTATAAATTCAAATACATCAAAGGTCGAGACTACCATCTTCATCCTGTGATAGGCAGCTTCTTTGCAAATCAGATTATTCCCAAATCTGCATTTGATTGGCTGGCACAGTATCCAGAAGTCATTTCTTCTCTGATGTATGCAATGTCCGGACATAATGATAAAGCTGGGCTTTTATCTGAAATCGTGCAAAAAGCTGATCAGTATAGTGTTACCCTCGCACTCGGTGGCGATGTAAATAAACTGGTTCAACGTCCTGTCAATTCTCTGTCAAAGCAGCTTGTCTTGGCACTACGTTATTTACTGGAACAGAAAATCAAGTTAAATACTCCGAAAGGCCCTGCAGACGGTTGGTTTACCGAGGAAGGATTGTGGCTTGTTAGCAAAACTGCCGCTGATAATATACGAACTTACTTACTAGGGCAGGGGATTTCCGTGCCTAAGGATAATCCAAAGTTATTTGATGAAATGCAATCTCTCGGTATCGTAGAAGAATCTCCTTCTGGTGGGGCGATTTGGAGTTGCCGTATTCAAGCTGATTCAGGTTGGACACCGGCAAACGTCTTTACATTATTGAGAATTAAACCTGAAGTGGCTTGGGAGAATATTAATGATCGCCCAAATTATTTTTCCGGGAAAGTTAAAATAGTCGAGCAGATAATGGAAGATAGCAATATGGAAAATCATCCTCCATTAGTTGATGAAAGCACTAAACTTGTTACATTAGAGAATGTTCAACCAGAGACTATTATTACCTCTAAGGAAGTTGAAATATCTCAGGTAGAGGCAAGCTCAGATAATGCACCGTTCTCAGAAATCATCATAAATGATGAAAATGATTTAACCTCTTTTGTGCTGGATATGTTTGCACCTACGGAAAGCTCTGAGCCAAGCCTTGCTGATATTTCAATTGGTAAGGGACAGGAAATTGCAACGATGCCATCCAAACAAGAAGTACAGGATAAACCTACCACTAAAAAGCTCAACGTAACACAAAGTGCAGTAGAAACGCCCGAAACATTAACACTATCAGAGCTACAGTCACAGAATAAGGAGAACTCAATTACAGGAGATAACTTTGTAAATTGGCTCAAATCAGGTATTGCGACCAACAAATTTGCAATTAACAAGCCTACTGCCAAGCTCCATATTGTTGAAGACCACCTGTTTTTAGTTACCCCCGTTATTTTTGAAATGTATTTGCAGGAGAGTGGTCTGCCTTATGATAAGGAAATGATAAATAGTCTTCAGTATGATTTCCAAGGGCTAGGAATCCATTTACCTAAGAATACGACAATAAACGGTAAGCCAGATACCATCAATTTTTGGAAATGTGATGTAATTGGTCCGAGAAAGACTTCCTCTTTAACTGGATATTTGATAAAAAATACACATCTCTTCTTTGGGGATAAGACACTATTAAATAATCACTGTTTAACTTTACAGAAAGAGGAAACTTAA
- a CDS encoding Type I restriction-modification system methyltransferase subunit encodes MENFEKQFISLFQRIAPHYRRSEVFYDFITLSALDMYLVTYRDQAEPNLRERFAHAKARYSDSEFTQLAELLAVTVNALTQKRYDFLGSVFMNLNLGDGYRGQYFTPSHIADLMAKVTLQDCDRIISQQGFVTLSEPTCGSGVMVIGCVNAMFDAKYNPQQQLWVHCQDVDFTAAMMCYIQLSLLHIPACIVVGDTLLNETKIQMYTLAHLMGNWSHKLEQQIAPLVNSTTEKGCGNNIEKSVIVEDLSQISILDEIDDNELIFY; translated from the coding sequence ATGGAAAACTTTGAAAAGCAATTTATCAGCTTATTTCAACGTATCGCACCACATTATCGACGTTCAGAAGTGTTTTATGATTTTATTACACTCTCTGCACTTGATATGTACCTAGTAACGTATCGAGATCAAGCAGAACCTAATTTGCGAGAACGCTTTGCTCATGCTAAGGCACGATATTCAGATTCTGAGTTTACTCAATTAGCAGAATTGTTAGCTGTTACGGTGAATGCTTTAACACAAAAACGCTATGATTTCTTAGGCTCAGTATTTATGAATCTCAATCTTGGTGATGGTTATAGAGGGCAATACTTTACACCATCTCACATCGCAGATCTAATGGCGAAAGTTACACTACAGGACTGTGATAGAATCATCTCACAACAGGGATTTGTTACTTTATCAGAACCAACTTGTGGTTCGGGTGTAATGGTGATTGGTTGTGTTAATGCGATGTTTGATGCGAAATACAATCCCCAACAACAACTTTGGGTTCATTGTCAAGATGTTGATTTTACAGCTGCCATGATGTGTTATATCCAGCTATCGTTATTACATATTCCTGCTTGTATTGTAGTTGGTGATACGCTATTGAATGAAACAAAAATTCAAATGTATACGCTGGCTCATTTGATGGGAAATTGGTCTCATAAACTGGAGCAACAAATTGCACCACTTGTAAATAGCACTACTGAGAAAGGCTGTGGTAACAATATAGAAAAATCAGTGATAGTGGAAGATTTATCTCAAATCTCAATTTTAGATGAAATTGATGATAATGAGCTAATATTTTACTAA
- the traC gene encoding DNA primase TraC, with product MNTQTKFDLYQHITDRIVAALEQGTAPWLKPWSHPECNMALPRNAVSNRLYSGINTLLLWIATAEYGYKQSKWITAKKANELGGYIRKGEKATVVMNYRPDKREKLDEEGNIVYDEEGNPEIEQHFFIKKHNLFNLDQCENLPEELYDPISEPKQPTSDPNQYEIFADIRQIIKGMDLHVEMKPSNRAYYQPSADLVVMPEIKQFENAQAFHSVLLHEMTHATGAAKRLDREGITSGKAKFGNKVYAFEELVAEMGGAFLCAYLGFDTVPQNAAYIESWIRVIKEDKRAIVRASGKAREACQYMLDALNISQLADKNEVFEEAA from the coding sequence ATGAACACTCAAACTAAATTTGATTTATACCAACATATCACAGACCGAATTGTTGCAGCACTGGAACAGGGGACTGCACCATGGTTAAAACCGTGGAGTCATCCAGAATGTAATATGGCATTACCTCGTAATGCGGTCTCTAACCGATTGTATTCTGGTATCAACACACTATTACTCTGGATTGCTACCGCAGAATACGGTTACAAACAGAGTAAGTGGATTACAGCAAAAAAAGCTAACGAGCTCGGCGGATATATCCGTAAAGGTGAAAAAGCTACTGTTGTAATGAACTACCGTCCTGATAAGAGAGAAAAACTTGATGAGGAGGGAAATATTGTGTATGACGAGGAAGGTAATCCAGAAATTGAACAACACTTTTTCATTAAGAAGCACAATCTGTTCAATCTAGACCAGTGTGAAAATTTACCCGAGGAACTGTACGATCCTATATCAGAACCTAAACAGCCTACATCGGATCCAAACCAATACGAGATTTTTGCTGATATTCGGCAGATTATCAAAGGAATGGATTTACACGTGGAAATGAAACCGAGTAATCGGGCATATTATCAACCCAGTGCAGATTTAGTTGTAATGCCGGAAATAAAACAGTTTGAAAATGCTCAAGCGTTTCATAGTGTGTTATTGCACGAAATGACTCATGCAACTGGTGCTGCTAAAAGGCTCGATCGTGAGGGTATTACCTCCGGAAAAGCAAAATTTGGAAACAAAGTCTATGCTTTTGAGGAGTTGGTTGCCGAAATGGGGGGAGCATTTTTGTGTGCCTACCTTGGATTTGATACGGTACCTCAAAATGCGGCATATATTGAAAGTTGGATAAGAGTTATAAAAGAAGATAAACGGGCTATTGTCCGGGCTTCTGGTAAAGCTCGTGAAGCTTGTCAATATATGTTAGATGCATTAAATATCTCACAGCTGGCTGATAAAAACGAGGTCTTTGAAGAAGCAGCTTAA